From one Anopheles bellator chromosome 1, idAnoBellAS_SP24_06.2, whole genome shotgun sequence genomic stretch:
- the LOC131209254 gene encoding arginine kinase 1 isoform X4 — protein MFGLWYFSLALDELRNKSDTMVDAAVLEKLEAGFAKLAASDSKSLLKKYLTKEVFDALKNKKTSFGSTLLDCVQSGFENHDSGVGIYAPDAESYSVFADLFDPIIEDYHMGFKKTDKHPPSEFGDVNAFGNVDPTGEYVVSTRVRCGRSMQGYPFNPCLTEAQYKEMETKVSATLSGLEGELKGKFYPLTGMDKAVQQQLIDDHFLFKEGDRFLQAANACRFWPSGRGIYHNDNKTFLVWCNEEDHLRIISMQMGGDLGQVYRRLVTAVNDIEKRVPFSHHDRLGFLTFCPTNLGTTIRASVHIKVPKLAKDYAKLEATGAKYNLQVRGTRGEHSEAEGGIYDISNKRRMGLTEFQAVKEMYDGISEIIKIEASL, from the exons AAACAAATCAGACACCATGGTTGACGCAGCTGTTCTGGAAAAGCTCGAGGCTGGATTCGCCAAGCTGGCTGCTTCGGACTCCAAGTCCCTGCTGAAGAAGTACTTGACTAAGGAAGTCTTCGATGCTCTGAAGAACAAGAAGACGTCCTTCGGCTCGACGCTGTTGGACTGCGTCCAATCTG GGTTCGAAAACCACGATTCCGGCGTCGGTATCTACGCTCCGGACGCGGAATCGTACTCGGTGTTCGCTGATCTGTTCGACCCGATCATCGAGGACTACCACATGGGCTTCAAGAAGACCGACAAGCACCCGCCGAGCGAGTTCGGTGATGTGAACGCCTTCGGCAACGTGGACCCGACCGGCGAGTACGTCGTGTCGACCCGTGTCCGCTGTGGTCGCTCGATGCAGGGCTACCCGTTCAACCCCTGCCTGACCGAGGCCCAGTACAAGGAGATGGAGACGAAGGTCTCGGCCACCCTGTCCGGGCTGGAGGGTGAGCTGAAGGGCAAGTTCTACCCGCTCACCGGCATGGACAAGgccgtccagcagcagctgatcgacgaCCACTTCCTGTTCAAGGAGGGCGATCGGTTCCTGCAGGCCGCCAACGCCTGCCGCTTCTGGCCGTCCGGTCGCGGTATCTACCACAACGACAACAAGACCTTCCTGGTCTGGTGCAACGAGGAGGACCACCTGCGCATCATCTCGATGCAGATGGGCGGCGATCTCGGCCAGGTCTACCGCCGGCTGGTGACCGCTGTTAACGACATCGAGAAGCGTGTCCCGTTCTCGCACCACGACCGCCTCGGTTTCCTCACCTTCTGCCCGACCAACCTGGGCACGACGATCCGTGCCTCGGTGCACATCAAGGTGCCGAAGCTGGCCAAGGACTACGCGAAGCTCGAGGCCACCGGCGCCAAGTACAACCTGCAGGTGCGCGGTACCCGCGGCGAGCACTCCGAGGCCGAGGGCGGCATCTACGACATCTCCAACAAGCGCCGCATGGGACTGACCGAGTTCCAGGCCGTCAAGGAGATGTACGATGGCATTTCCGAGATCATCAAGATTGAGGCTTCGCTGTAa
- the LOC131209254 gene encoding arginine kinase 1 isoform X2: MGGCASKDKKDTKVVENETGAAGAGGANDADAAGGNAGEGCVSNSMVFLSRNKSDTMVDAAVLEKLEAGFAKLAASDSKSLLKKYLTKEVFDALKNKKTSFGSTLLDCVQSGFENHDSGVGIYAPDAESYSVFADLFDPIIEDYHMGFKKTDKHPPSEFGDVNAFGNVDPTGEYVVSTRVRCGRSMQGYPFNPCLTEAQYKEMETKVSATLSGLEGELKGKFYPLTGMDKAVQQQLIDDHFLFKEGDRFLQAANACRFWPSGRGIYHNDNKTFLVWCNEEDHLRIISMQMGGDLGQVYRRLVTAVNDIEKRVPFSHHDRLGFLTFCPTNLGTTIRASVHIKVPKLAKDYAKLEATGAKYNLQVRGTRGEHSEAEGGIYDISNKRRMGLTEFQAVKEMYDGISEIIKIEASL, from the exons ATGGGTGGATGCGCATCGAAGGACAAGAAGGACACGAAGGTGGTAGAGAATGAAACGGGTGCCGCCGGTGCGGGTGGAGCGAACGATGCCGATGCGGCTGGCGGCAACGCTGGCGAAGGGTGTGTATCAAACTCGATGGTATTTTTGTCGAG AAACAAATCAGACACCATGGTTGACGCAGCTGTTCTGGAAAAGCTCGAGGCTGGATTCGCCAAGCTGGCTGCTTCGGACTCCAAGTCCCTGCTGAAGAAGTACTTGACTAAGGAAGTCTTCGATGCTCTGAAGAACAAGAAGACGTCCTTCGGCTCGACGCTGTTGGACTGCGTCCAATCTG GGTTCGAAAACCACGATTCCGGCGTCGGTATCTACGCTCCGGACGCGGAATCGTACTCGGTGTTCGCTGATCTGTTCGACCCGATCATCGAGGACTACCACATGGGCTTCAAGAAGACCGACAAGCACCCGCCGAGCGAGTTCGGTGATGTGAACGCCTTCGGCAACGTGGACCCGACCGGCGAGTACGTCGTGTCGACCCGTGTCCGCTGTGGTCGCTCGATGCAGGGCTACCCGTTCAACCCCTGCCTGACCGAGGCCCAGTACAAGGAGATGGAGACGAAGGTCTCGGCCACCCTGTCCGGGCTGGAGGGTGAGCTGAAGGGCAAGTTCTACCCGCTCACCGGCATGGACAAGgccgtccagcagcagctgatcgacgaCCACTTCCTGTTCAAGGAGGGCGATCGGTTCCTGCAGGCCGCCAACGCCTGCCGCTTCTGGCCGTCCGGTCGCGGTATCTACCACAACGACAACAAGACCTTCCTGGTCTGGTGCAACGAGGAGGACCACCTGCGCATCATCTCGATGCAGATGGGCGGCGATCTCGGCCAGGTCTACCGCCGGCTGGTGACCGCTGTTAACGACATCGAGAAGCGTGTCCCGTTCTCGCACCACGACCGCCTCGGTTTCCTCACCTTCTGCCCGACCAACCTGGGCACGACGATCCGTGCCTCGGTGCACATCAAGGTGCCGAAGCTGGCCAAGGACTACGCGAAGCTCGAGGCCACCGGCGCCAAGTACAACCTGCAGGTGCGCGGTACCCGCGGCGAGCACTCCGAGGCCGAGGGCGGCATCTACGACATCTCCAACAAGCGCCGCATGGGACTGACCGAGTTCCAGGCCGTCAAGGAGATGTACGATGGCATTTCCGAGATCATCAAGATTGAGGCTTCGCTGTAa
- the LOC131209254 gene encoding arginine kinase 1 isoform X3: MGGCASKDKKDTKVVENETGAAGAGGANDADAAGGNAGEGNKSDTMVDAAVLEKLEAGFAKLAASDSKSLLKKYLTKEVFDALKNKKTSFGSTLLDCVQSGFENHDSGVGIYAPDAESYSVFADLFDPIIEDYHMGFKKTDKHPPSEFGDVNAFGNVDPTGEYVVSTRVRCGRSMQGYPFNPCLTEAQYKEMETKVSATLSGLEGELKGKFYPLTGMDKAVQQQLIDDHFLFKEGDRFLQAANACRFWPSGRGIYHNDNKTFLVWCNEEDHLRIISMQMGGDLGQVYRRLVTAVNDIEKRVPFSHHDRLGFLTFCPTNLGTTIRASVHIKVPKLAKDYAKLEATGAKYNLQVRGTRGEHSEAEGGIYDISNKRRMGLTEFQAVKEMYDGISEIIKIEASL, from the exons ATGGGTGGATGCGCATCGAAGGACAAGAAGGACACGAAGGTGGTAGAGAATGAAACGGGTGCCGCCGGTGCGGGTGGAGCGAACGATGCCGATGCGGCTGGCGGCAACGCTGGCGAAGG AAACAAATCAGACACCATGGTTGACGCAGCTGTTCTGGAAAAGCTCGAGGCTGGATTCGCCAAGCTGGCTGCTTCGGACTCCAAGTCCCTGCTGAAGAAGTACTTGACTAAGGAAGTCTTCGATGCTCTGAAGAACAAGAAGACGTCCTTCGGCTCGACGCTGTTGGACTGCGTCCAATCTG GGTTCGAAAACCACGATTCCGGCGTCGGTATCTACGCTCCGGACGCGGAATCGTACTCGGTGTTCGCTGATCTGTTCGACCCGATCATCGAGGACTACCACATGGGCTTCAAGAAGACCGACAAGCACCCGCCGAGCGAGTTCGGTGATGTGAACGCCTTCGGCAACGTGGACCCGACCGGCGAGTACGTCGTGTCGACCCGTGTCCGCTGTGGTCGCTCGATGCAGGGCTACCCGTTCAACCCCTGCCTGACCGAGGCCCAGTACAAGGAGATGGAGACGAAGGTCTCGGCCACCCTGTCCGGGCTGGAGGGTGAGCTGAAGGGCAAGTTCTACCCGCTCACCGGCATGGACAAGgccgtccagcagcagctgatcgacgaCCACTTCCTGTTCAAGGAGGGCGATCGGTTCCTGCAGGCCGCCAACGCCTGCCGCTTCTGGCCGTCCGGTCGCGGTATCTACCACAACGACAACAAGACCTTCCTGGTCTGGTGCAACGAGGAGGACCACCTGCGCATCATCTCGATGCAGATGGGCGGCGATCTCGGCCAGGTCTACCGCCGGCTGGTGACCGCTGTTAACGACATCGAGAAGCGTGTCCCGTTCTCGCACCACGACCGCCTCGGTTTCCTCACCTTCTGCCCGACCAACCTGGGCACGACGATCCGTGCCTCGGTGCACATCAAGGTGCCGAAGCTGGCCAAGGACTACGCGAAGCTCGAGGCCACCGGCGCCAAGTACAACCTGCAGGTGCGCGGTACCCGCGGCGAGCACTCCGAGGCCGAGGGCGGCATCTACGACATCTCCAACAAGCGCCGCATGGGACTGACCGAGTTCCAGGCCGTCAAGGAGATGTACGATGGCATTTCCGAGATCATCAAGATTGAGGCTTCGCTGTAa
- the LOC131215672 gene encoding uncharacterized protein LOC131215672, producing MIPVKPVCKNPKNLFCFVCGEYTPSHHKRSIMTRPMLDAYEAFFQERTSKRNYPYGPPSVCNVCNNILLRWKEGLPTPTCFKFSVPMLWSQPTNHAVDCYFCLTRTIVTDVSRADGFSKKMAVKYPRNLSTAKRPVYVVAHTMPIDSDCHQESKEIAPDTNKMDESKQTTRPTATLRATRSAIAAASATNVAATASTVTQSPTHLNVVKTLNTRSSLPSMSIGMTKGTFAKRSATSSAVDTTTEEPKKPRILRHSLPTTNIQKAVTRDSPELILLTPEKMPVLCKEAESSPSPKKEPILTIEIDDDDDNPVDDANGEEVDEPQQQQSEPEPKPEPQQKFSPPALSPPPSPKASPLPSPSPPQGQQILPSPEKSMVVVDTNLIRVMQTTPAVKKIVTNATDTTLAANAERCTSTVDDNSPSSHAEPRRIVVANVNGITVSKTVLPNEKTPTKTIKVIPTSPTKMVRIVNRIVATKNITNIPTDTSDSSTTDTVDSTTQSSSKPTSSPSVSLHTEPHRITQSELIILLRDLELPRDKSAILIDRLKRWNLLADRLVGRCRPAASDTTPVWTPVKTDFQIGRFKRVTLEMQPTCTKSLDSVPRPSCSPGASVTPSTRLHPVPKRMVLPKVLVAGQHQSIGGAGNRLEKPPEAHVSSL from the exons ATGATTCCGGTCAAGCCCGTGTGCAAGAACCCGAAGAACCTCTTCTGCTTCGTGTGCGGCGAGTACACACCCTCTCATCACAAACGCTCGATCATGACAAGGCCGATGTTGGACGCTTACGAGGCATTCTTTCAGGAGCGCACCTCCAAGAGAAATTATCCTTACGGACCACCTTCCGTCTGCAACGTCTGCAACAATATCCTGCTCCGGTGGAAGGAAGGATTGCCGACCCCGACGTGTTTCAAATTCAGCGTTCCGATGCTCTGGAGCCAACCGACCAATCATGCGGTGGACTGCTACTTTTGTCTGACGCGCACCATCGTAACGGATGTTAGTCGCGCTGATGGATTTAGCAAGAAAATGGCCGTTAAGTACCCGAGAAATCTGAGTACCGCAAAGCGGCCTGTTTACGTGGTGGCTCACACAATGCCGATTGATTCCGACTGCCATCAAGAGTCCAAAGAAATCGCACCGGACACCAACAAGATGgatgaatcgaaacaaacaacaagaCCGACCGCCACGCTAAGGGCCACGAGATCTGCGATCGCAGCTGCCTCTGCCACGAATGTTGCTGCGACAGCATCCACCGTAACACAGAGTCCAACTCACCTGAATGTGGTTAAAACCCTCAACACCCGAAGCAGTCTACCGTCGATGAGCATCGGAATGACGAAGGGCACATTCGCCAAACGATCGGCAACCTCATCGGCCGTTGATACCACTACGGAGGAACCCAAAAAACCACGCATCTTGCGCCACTCACTACCAACTACTAACATTCAAAAAGCTGTCACAAGGGATTCTCCAGAACTGATTTTACTAACCCCCGAGAAAATGCCTGTTTTGTGTAAAGAAGCCG AGTCATCACCGTCCCCCAAGAAAGAACCAATACTGACTATCGAgatcgatgacgatgacgataatCCTGTCGATGATGCGAACGGTGAAGAAGTTGACgagccgcagcaacagcaatcggaaccggaaccgaaaccggaaccgcaaCAGAAGTTTTCACCACCAGCGctgtcgccaccgccgtcaccaAAGGCGTCACCCCTgccttcgccatcgccgccacaaGGACAGCAAATCCTTCCTTCGCCGGAGAAATcaatggttgttgttgacacAAACCTAATCCGTGTGATGCAGACAACGCCGGcggtaaaaaaaatcgttaccAACGCCACCGACACTACGCTAGCTGCGAATGCAGAAAGGTGCACCAGTACCGTAGACGATAATAGCCCGTCTTCGCACGCGGAACCGCGCAGGATCGTTGTTGCCAACGTTAACGGTATAACGGTGTCCAAAACGGTGTTACCGAACGAAAAAACTCCAACGAAAACAATTAAGGTAATTCCGACATCACCGACCAAGATGGTGCGAATTGTCAACCGGATCGTCGCCACCAAAAACATCACCAACATCCCCACCGACACGtccgacagcagcaccacggaCACCGTTGACAGCACCACCCAGAGCTCCTCCAaacccaccagcagccccagcGTCAGCCTGCACACGGAACCCCATCGCATAACGCAATCGGAACTGATAATTTTGCTGCGCGATCTTGAGCTTCCGCGGGATAAATCGGCCATACTGATCGATCGACTCAAGCGCTGGAACCTGCTGGCCGATCGACTTGTCGGCCGCTGTCGCCCGGCTGCATCGGACACGACCCCGGTATGGACACCTGTCAAGACCGACTTCCAAATCGGTCGTTTCAAGCGGGTGACATTGGAAATGCAGCCCACCTGCACAAAATCACTCGACTCTGTTCCGCGCCCATCATGCTCACCAGGGGCCAGCGTCACGCCTAGCACCAGACTGCATCCAGTACCAAAACGCATGGTGCTACCGAAGGTTCTCGTCGCAGGtcaacatcaatcaatcggcgGAGCAGGAAACCGCCTTGAGAAACCGCCGGAAGCTCATGTATCTTCGCTCTGA
- the LOC131209254 gene encoding arginine kinase 1 isoform X5: MVDAAVLEKLEAGFAKLAASDSKSLLKKYLTKEVFDALKNKKTSFGSTLLDCVQSGFENHDSGVGIYAPDAESYSVFADLFDPIIEDYHMGFKKTDKHPPSEFGDVNAFGNVDPTGEYVVSTRVRCGRSMQGYPFNPCLTEAQYKEMETKVSATLSGLEGELKGKFYPLTGMDKAVQQQLIDDHFLFKEGDRFLQAANACRFWPSGRGIYHNDNKTFLVWCNEEDHLRIISMQMGGDLGQVYRRLVTAVNDIEKRVPFSHHDRLGFLTFCPTNLGTTIRASVHIKVPKLAKDYAKLEATGAKYNLQVRGTRGEHSEAEGGIYDISNKRRMGLTEFQAVKEMYDGISEIIKIEASL; this comes from the exons ATGGTTGACGCAGCTGTTCTGGAAAAGCTCGAGGCTGGATTCGCCAAGCTGGCTGCTTCGGACTCCAAGTCCCTGCTGAAGAAGTACTTGACTAAGGAAGTCTTCGATGCTCTGAAGAACAAGAAGACGTCCTTCGGCTCGACGCTGTTGGACTGCGTCCAATCTG GGTTCGAAAACCACGATTCCGGCGTCGGTATCTACGCTCCGGACGCGGAATCGTACTCGGTGTTCGCTGATCTGTTCGACCCGATCATCGAGGACTACCACATGGGCTTCAAGAAGACCGACAAGCACCCGCCGAGCGAGTTCGGTGATGTGAACGCCTTCGGCAACGTGGACCCGACCGGCGAGTACGTCGTGTCGACCCGTGTCCGCTGTGGTCGCTCGATGCAGGGCTACCCGTTCAACCCCTGCCTGACCGAGGCCCAGTACAAGGAGATGGAGACGAAGGTCTCGGCCACCCTGTCCGGGCTGGAGGGTGAGCTGAAGGGCAAGTTCTACCCGCTCACCGGCATGGACAAGgccgtccagcagcagctgatcgacgaCCACTTCCTGTTCAAGGAGGGCGATCGGTTCCTGCAGGCCGCCAACGCCTGCCGCTTCTGGCCGTCCGGTCGCGGTATCTACCACAACGACAACAAGACCTTCCTGGTCTGGTGCAACGAGGAGGACCACCTGCGCATCATCTCGATGCAGATGGGCGGCGATCTCGGCCAGGTCTACCGCCGGCTGGTGACCGCTGTTAACGACATCGAGAAGCGTGTCCCGTTCTCGCACCACGACCGCCTCGGTTTCCTCACCTTCTGCCCGACCAACCTGGGCACGACGATCCGTGCCTCGGTGCACATCAAGGTGCCGAAGCTGGCCAAGGACTACGCGAAGCTCGAGGCCACCGGCGCCAAGTACAACCTGCAGGTGCGCGGTACCCGCGGCGAGCACTCCGAGGCCGAGGGCGGCATCTACGACATCTCCAACAAGCGCCGCATGGGACTGACCGAGTTCCAGGCCGTCAAGGAGATGTACGATGGCATTTCCGAGATCATCAAGATTGAGGCTTCGCTGTAa